One genomic window of Gossypium hirsutum isolate 1008001.06 chromosome D11, Gossypium_hirsutum_v2.1, whole genome shotgun sequence includes the following:
- the LOC107911378 gene encoding NADH--cytochrome b5 reductase 1, with protein sequence MDLEFLQSMDIQILVGVAVAALAIVVSAVYLFASTKSKGCLDPENFKEFKLVKRQQLSHNVAKFTFELPTPTSFLGLPIGNYISCRGNDSQGEEVIKPYTPTTLDSDVGYFELVIKMYPQGRMSHHFRELRVGDYLVVKGPKGRFRYQPGEVRAFGMIAGGSGITPMFQVARAILENPKDTTNVHLVEH encoded by the exons ATGGATTTGGAATTCTTGCAATCTATGGATATTCAGATTCTTGTTGGTGTAGCTGTAGCTGCTTTAGCCATTGTTGTTAGTGCTGTTTATCTGTTTGCCTCTACGAAATccaaag GCTGTCTAGATCCAGAGAATTTCAAAGAGTTTAAACTTGTGAAGCGCCAACAGCTGAGCCATAATGTGGCGAAGTTCACATTTGAACTTCCTACACCTACTTCATTTTTGGGTCTTCCCATTGGAAATTATATAAGTTGCAG GGGCAATGATAGCCAAGGTGAAGAGGTTATTAAACCATATACACCTACAACATTGGATTCTGATGTTGGTTATTTTGAATTAGTTATTAAG ATGTATCCTCAAGGGAGAATGTCGCACCATTTCAGAGAGCTGCGCGTTGGTGATTATCTTGTTGTGAAGGGACCCAAG GGACGGTTCAGATATCAACCTGGTGAAGTTAGAGCATTCGGGATGATTGCTGGAGGCTCTGGCATTACACCAATGTTCCAA GTAGCCAGAGCTATATTGGAGAACCCGAAAGACACAACAAATGTACACCTTGTCGAGCATTGA